Part of the Flavobacterium sp. KS-LB2 genome is shown below.
AGTAACTGTAAAGGTAAAAGACACCAAACTCACCACAACAGGACCTTTATTAATTACGCATTGGGGAATGAGTGGCCCAGCCATCTTGAAACTTTCTGCTTGGGGTGCCCGAATCTTGCATGACAAAAATTATCAGTTTACCATTTTCGTGAATTGGTTGAATGATGAAGATACTGCTGATGTCGAGAAAAAGCTGAAAGAATTAAAACAGGAACACGCTAAAAAATCAGTTTCAAAGAAATCTCCTTTCGAATTAACCAATAGATTATGGGAAAGTTTAGTACTTGCTTCAAGCATTGAAGTGGAGACGAAATGGGCCGATTTATCTAAAATACAATTGCAAAATCTCGCGAATCAATTGACGAATGCAACTTTTCAAGTGAACGGAAAAAGTACTTTTAAAGAAGAATTTGTAACAGCTGGAGGTATCGATTTGAAGGAAATCAATTTTAAAACCATGGAAAGCAAATTGCATAAAAACCTTTATTTTGCGGGAGAAATTGTAAACATTGATGCCATTACTGGAGGATTTAATTTTCAGAATGCATGGACAAGCGGGTTTATTGTGGCAGCTTCCATTTAAATTTAATTAACAAGAGTTTACAAAATCACTAAGTTTTATTTAAGACGATTCTAATAACTTTACGAATAGCTTATTAAAAATATATGAAAATAAAATTACTTAGTACACTCCTGTTTTTAATATATCAGTTGGGAATTGCCCAAACGAATAGTACGCTCAAAGGGCAAATTTATTTTGTCAATAATGCTGTTTCTCAAGTTGAAATCATCAATTCTACCACAAAAACACTAGTAGTTTCCGATGCAAATGGTGGATTTTCTATTGCTGCCAAACCAAACGATTTACTTGTTTTTATTTCTAAAAATTATGAAATAAAAAAAATTACAGTGAGTAGCAAATTACTTGCTGAAGGATTTATAAAAGTTACTTTAAACCAAAAAATCGAAGAGCTAAAAGAGGTCTTGGTAAACAACAATCCATCCATAAAGCTAAGTAAAGATGCGAAGTGGGAACAAGGAAAACTAGATCAACTAGCACTGCAAAAAGCGGCAAGTTCAATTAAAAACCCTGGTGTTTACAATGGAAGTATTGAAAACGGTATGAATTTTATGCGAATAGGAAAAATGATTCTTGGCTTATTCAAAAAAGAAAAAGATACACTAATAAAACAAAGTCCTCACTTATCTTTTATAGAAGCTGCAAAAGCAAAATGCGAGCAAGATTTTTTTACACAAACACTACAATTAAAACCCGAACAAATTAGTGCTTTCCTTGAATTTTGTGACAAAGATCCCAAATCAAAACTAATTGCTGAAAATCAAAATGTCCTAACTTTGATGGAATTTATGAGTGGTAAAATCCTGTACTTTACAAAAAATGATTCGCATTAACATATAGCAGCTATTTACTAAAAATAAGTTACAGCATTAGCGATTCAACCACCAAATACTTCCATTTAAAACGGCAGCGAAACTAACCCAAGCCAAATACGGAATAAACAAATAACCCGCAATTTTATTGATTTTAGAAAACTGAATGTACGTTTCATAAATCATCAGCCACAACACGATAATTTCTAAACCAGCAAGCATTGGGTTTTGTAATCCAAAAAACAAATACGACCACAACGCATTTAGGGCTAGTTGAATTGCAAAGAAAATTAACGCTTTTTTTACCACTACTTTATCTGCTTCTATGCGGTCCCAAACTAATCCTGCCGCAACACCCATCATCACATACAACATACTCCAAACCGGTGCAAAAACCCAATTAGGCGGATTAAAGCTAGGTTTTATTAGAGTAGGATACCAAGTTGTAATGGCGGATCGGGTTACCATTCCTGAGAAATATCCAATAGCAAGACACGTAACAACAACAGCTAAGATTCGAGTGATTTTATTCATTTTTATTTTTTTCTAATGTGAGCCAAATTTAATCAAATC
Proteins encoded:
- a CDS encoding TspO/MBR family protein, with the protein product MNKITRILAVVVTCLAIGYFSGMVTRSAITTWYPTLIKPSFNPPNWVFAPVWSMLYVMMGVAAGLVWDRIEADKVVVKKALIFFAIQLALNALWSYLFFGLQNPMLAGLEIIVLWLMIYETYIQFSKINKIAGYLFIPYLAWVSFAAVLNGSIWWLNR